The Skermanella pratensis genome has a window encoding:
- a CDS encoding outer membrane protein — protein MSSFAASGHAQTNPQTPQANQNYFEADPGFYIRGSLGYSWSANDDIDYSPLWGLGVGYRFDPNFRADITVDWRDRYVVEGSSFSSFDSGVDNRSFMLNAYYDFDQIPVVQLPGGFKPYVGAGVGFSRTSVNDQIIPGAGGTVASISGSDRTRFAWQGMAGVGYQMTQEFAVDLGYRYAQLGKVRASSTTAATGSIDEDLNVHELVLTARYGF, from the coding sequence ATGTCCTCATTCGCGGCAAGCGGCCATGCGCAGACGAATCCACAGACGCCCCAGGCAAACCAGAATTACTTCGAAGCTGACCCCGGATTCTATATCCGAGGCAGTCTCGGCTATTCCTGGTCAGCAAACGACGACATCGATTACTCGCCCCTTTGGGGCCTTGGCGTCGGCTACCGTTTCGATCCGAACTTCCGGGCGGACATCACGGTGGATTGGCGCGACCGCTACGTCGTCGAGGGGAGCAGCTTCAGCAGCTTCGACTCCGGGGTCGACAACCGCAGCTTCATGCTCAACGCCTATTACGACTTCGACCAGATCCCGGTCGTCCAGCTGCCGGGCGGCTTCAAGCCCTATGTGGGCGCCGGCGTCGGCTTCAGCCGGACCAGCGTCAACGACCAGATCATTCCCGGTGCTGGCGGCACCGTCGCCAGCATAAGCGGCTCGGACCGGACCCGGTTCGCCTGGCAGGGCATGGCCGGCGTGGGCTACCAGATGACCCAGGAGTTCGCCGTAGACCTGGGCTACCGCTATGCCCAGCTCGGCAAGGTGAGGGCAAGCTCGACGACGGCGGCGACCGGCTCGATCGACGAGGATCTGAACGTCCACGAACTCGTTCTCACCGCGCGCTACGGCTTCTAG
- the cysC gene encoding adenylyl-sulfate kinase, translating into MSPLIPASQRRQARIVIVGHVDHGKSTLIGRLLNDTGSLPDGKVEAVREMSRRRGMPFEWSFVMDALQAERDQGITIDTTQIHFKTERRPYVIIDAPGHTEFLKNMVTGASSADAALLVIDAGEGALEQSRRHAYLLHLLGVKQVAVIVNKMDMVDFSQARFDHVAAEIRAYLNGIGVAPGVILPVSARHGDNIASRSGNLAWYDGPTVIEALDGFLPAAPEDELPLRLPIQDVYKPDERRILAGRIETGRLRVGDTLHFAPNNRTAKVVGIEAWNAAPAISAAAGQSVGITLDQRIFVERGHIASLPAERPVEAHRLTVRLFWLASKPLETGRAYTLKLATAEHRVTVEKIVEVVDIDDLGVAAADRVGRNEIANVVLHSRSLVAVDLAIDLPRTGRGVLLDGHDVVGGFIVTGADAVAERNLQRVEHAVSPDERALSNGHRGAVLWLTGLSGAGKSTLAMGLERTLFERGRQVYVLDGDGVRQGLNGDLGFSPADRSENIRRVAEAARLFAEAGMIVVTALISPTRQDRARARAIGGDLFHEIHVKADLDTCEQRDPKGLYRKARAGEIPEFTGVSAPYEEPQAAELVVETGRLGIEEAVGELVGYAERVTGLKYPSDAVQGRGEGI; encoded by the coding sequence ATGAGCCCCTTGATTCCCGCATCCCAGCGCCGCCAGGCGCGCATCGTCATCGTCGGCCACGTCGACCATGGCAAGTCCACCCTGATCGGCAGGCTGCTGAACGACACCGGCAGCCTGCCCGACGGCAAGGTCGAGGCGGTCCGCGAGATGAGCCGCCGGCGCGGCATGCCGTTCGAGTGGTCGTTCGTGATGGACGCGCTCCAGGCCGAGCGCGACCAGGGCATCACCATCGACACGACGCAGATCCATTTCAAGACGGAACGCCGTCCCTACGTGATCATCGACGCGCCGGGCCACACCGAGTTCCTGAAGAACATGGTGACCGGCGCGTCCAGCGCCGACGCGGCCCTGCTGGTGATCGACGCCGGCGAGGGCGCCCTGGAGCAGTCGCGCCGCCACGCCTACCTGCTGCACCTGCTGGGGGTGAAACAGGTCGCCGTGATCGTCAACAAGATGGACATGGTGGATTTCTCGCAGGCGCGGTTCGACCATGTCGCGGCCGAGATCCGGGCCTACCTGAACGGGATCGGCGTGGCGCCGGGCGTGATCCTGCCGGTCTCCGCCCGCCACGGCGACAACATCGCGTCGCGCAGCGGGAACCTGGCCTGGTATGACGGGCCGACCGTGATCGAGGCGCTGGACGGCTTCCTGCCGGCGGCGCCGGAGGACGAGCTGCCGCTGCGCCTGCCGATCCAGGACGTCTACAAGCCGGACGAGCGCCGCATCCTGGCGGGCCGGATCGAGACCGGCCGGCTGCGGGTCGGCGACACCCTGCATTTCGCGCCGAACAACCGCACCGCCAAGGTCGTCGGCATCGAGGCGTGGAACGCGGCGCCCGCGATCAGCGCCGCGGCGGGCCAGTCGGTCGGGATCACGCTGGACCAGCGCATCTTCGTCGAGCGCGGCCACATCGCCAGCCTTCCGGCGGAGCGGCCGGTCGAGGCCCACCGGCTGACCGTGCGGCTGTTCTGGCTGGCCTCCAAGCCGCTGGAGACCGGCCGGGCCTATACGCTCAAGCTGGCGACCGCCGAGCACCGCGTGACGGTGGAGAAGATCGTCGAGGTGGTGGACATCGACGACCTGGGCGTGGCGGCCGCCGACCGGGTCGGCCGCAACGAGATCGCCAACGTGGTGCTGCACAGCCGGAGCCTGGTGGCGGTGGACCTGGCAATCGACCTGCCCCGCACCGGCCGCGGGGTGCTTCTGGACGGCCACGACGTGGTCGGCGGGTTCATCGTGACGGGGGCCGACGCGGTCGCCGAGCGGAACCTCCAGCGGGTCGAGCATGCGGTGAGCCCGGACGAGCGGGCGCTGTCCAACGGCCACCGGGGCGCCGTGCTGTGGCTGACCGGCCTGTCCGGGGCCGGCAAGTCGACGCTGGCCATGGGACTGGAACGGACGCTGTTCGAGCGCGGCCGGCAGGTCTACGTCCTGGACGGCGACGGCGTGCGGCAGGGGCTGAACGGCGACCTGGGGTTCTCGCCCGCCGACCGGTCGGAGAATATCCGCAGGGTCGCCGAGGCCGCCCGGCTGTTCGCCGAGGCCGGCATGATCGTGGTGACGGCGCTGATCTCGCCCACCCGGCAGGACCGGGCGCGCGCCCGGGCGATCGGCGGCGACCTGTTCCACGAGATCCACGTCAAGGCCGACCTGGACACCTGCGAGCAGCGCGATCCCAAGGGACTGTACCGCAAGGCGCGGGCCGGCGAGATCCCGGAATTCACCGGCGTCTCCGCCCCCTACGAGGAGCCGCAGGCCGCCGAGCTGGTGGTCGAGACGGGACGGCTGGGCATCGAGGAGGCTGTGGGCGAGCTGGTCGGCTATGCCGAGCGGGTCACCGGGCTGAAATACCCCAGCGACGCGGTCCAAGGCCGCGGCGAGGGTATCTGA
- the cysD gene encoding sulfate adenylyltransferase subunit CysD: MTDLDQLESQSVYILREAFNRIDRLAALWSIGKDSNVLLWLARKAFFGKVPFPVVQLDTGMELPEVYEFRDMVTRDWGLDLVIEQCPPESEMDPTLPPATRAAARKTEGLKNLLRREQYQGIMVGIRRDEQATRAKERVFSPRALDGAWDFKDQPAEFWDHYKTRFAEGTHVRIHPLLHWTELDIWRYSKREEIPIVPLYFAREGKRYRSLGEKNITFPVDSSAASIDEIISELEVTRTPERAGRSMDNETEDAFERLRSSGYM; this comes from the coding sequence ATGACCGACCTCGACCAACTGGAAAGCCAGAGCGTCTATATCCTGCGCGAGGCGTTCAACCGGATCGACCGCCTCGCCGCGCTGTGGTCGATCGGCAAGGACAGCAACGTGCTGCTGTGGCTGGCGCGCAAGGCCTTCTTCGGCAAGGTGCCGTTCCCCGTGGTGCAGCTCGACACCGGCATGGAACTGCCGGAGGTCTACGAGTTCCGCGACATGGTCACGCGCGACTGGGGCCTGGACCTGGTGATCGAGCAGTGCCCGCCGGAAAGCGAGATGGACCCGACGCTGCCGCCGGCCACCCGCGCCGCCGCCCGCAAGACCGAGGGGCTGAAGAACCTGCTCCGCCGCGAGCAGTACCAGGGCATCATGGTCGGCATCCGCCGCGACGAGCAGGCGACCCGCGCCAAGGAGCGGGTGTTCAGCCCGCGCGCGCTGGACGGCGCCTGGGACTTCAAGGACCAGCCGGCGGAGTTCTGGGACCACTACAAGACCCGGTTCGCCGAGGGCACCCATGTGCGCATCCACCCGCTGCTGCACTGGACCGAGCTGGACATCTGGCGCTATTCCAAGCGCGAGGAGATCCCCATCGTGCCGCTGTACTTCGCCCGCGAGGGCAAGCGGTACCGGTCGCTGGGCGAGAAGAACATCACCTTCCCGGTGGACAGCAGCGCCGCGAGCATCGACGAGATCATCTCCGAGCTGGAAGTGACCCGCACGCCCGAGCGGGCCGGCCGGTCGATGGACAATGAAACCGAGGACGCCTTCGAGCGCCTGCGCAGTTCCGGTTACATGTGA
- a CDS encoding phosphoadenylyl-sulfate reductase produces the protein MADGLDALQLRYGGLSGAELLRPLVRDEFRGRIALVSSFGTEAAVLLALAAEVDPGIPVIFLDTGKLFGETLRYRDTLIKRLGLTDVRTIEPDPAELKAADPEGLLWQSSPDACCHVRKTIPLDRALRGFDAWITGRKRFQATTRAALDAVERDDDGRFKVNPLATWSRDMIQAEFDRRDLPRHPLEADGFLSIGCMPCTDRVAPGQDPRSGRWAGLNKTECGIHLGAVPRNVSFI, from the coding sequence TTGGCGGACGGGCTCGATGCGCTCCAGCTGCGCTATGGTGGCCTGTCCGGGGCCGAACTGCTTCGGCCGCTCGTGCGGGACGAATTCCGCGGGCGGATCGCCCTGGTCTCCTCCTTCGGGACGGAAGCCGCCGTGCTGCTGGCCCTGGCGGCCGAGGTGGATCCGGGTATCCCCGTGATCTTCCTGGACACCGGCAAGCTGTTCGGCGAGACCCTGCGCTACCGCGACACGCTGATCAAGCGGCTCGGCCTGACCGACGTCCGCACGATCGAGCCCGACCCGGCCGAGCTGAAGGCGGCGGACCCGGAAGGGCTGCTGTGGCAGTCGTCGCCGGACGCCTGCTGCCACGTCCGCAAGACGATCCCGCTGGACCGCGCGCTGCGCGGCTTCGACGCCTGGATCACCGGCCGCAAGCGCTTCCAGGCGACTACCCGCGCGGCCCTGGACGCGGTCGAGCGGGACGACGACGGCCGCTTCAAGGTCAACCCGCTGGCGACCTGGTCCCGCGACATGATCCAGGCGGAGTTCGACCGCCGCGACCTGCCGCGCCACCCGCTGGAGGCCGACGGCTTCCTGTCGATCGGCTGCATGCCCTGCACCGACCGGGTCGCTCCCGGCCAGGACCCGCGCTCCGGCCGCTGGGCCGGGCTGAACAAGACGGAATGCGGCATCCACCTGGGCGCCGTGCCGCGCAACGTATCCTTCATCTGA
- a CDS encoding NADPH-dependent assimilatory sulfite reductase hemoprotein subunit, with protein sequence MSQSQDLPAKKPAPTPKLSQVEGVKQASALLRGSIAETLNSDLVKFTEDEYNLLKFHGTYQGYDRDSATELKQAKAEKKWEFMVRARIPAGRLTSRQYLDLDALADRRANHTIRITTRQAIQFHGVVKSDLKGTIADINATMITTLGACGDVVRNVTAMPAPVRSPVTERLAADAKRISDHLLPHTRAYHEIWLDGEQLLGEPEIEPIYGTTYLPRKFKIGLGVPEDNSVDVLTNDLGIVALYEGDTLVGYNFAVGGGLGMTHNKPKTYPRLASFVAFVEPDDLIKAVEAVVIVQRDHGDRTNRRHARLKYTIDERGLPWFKSEMERVLGRALEDPRPMPPFQVADHLGWHEQGDGLWYLGLAIPSGRIQDTDPVKLRTALREVAARFEPALVLMPTQDLILADIRDEDRAGIEETLRAHGVRFAEELLPVHRWSLACPALPTCGLALTEAERIRTPMIDRIAEVMARYGLAQERLSIRITGCPNGCARPYAGDIGLVGRMPGHFSLYVGGDFECTRLNWKLLDRVPEDDVPETLAPLFAEFAAQRDQGEGFGDFLNRLGLERATALVKPDAAAAEGNAGDLVEAD encoded by the coding sequence ATGTCACAGTCCCAAGACCTCCCCGCGAAGAAGCCCGCCCCGACCCCGAAGCTTTCGCAGGTCGAAGGCGTCAAGCAGGCGAGCGCGCTGCTGCGCGGCAGCATCGCTGAGACGTTGAACAGCGACCTCGTGAAATTCACCGAGGACGAATATAACCTGCTGAAATTCCACGGGACCTATCAGGGATACGACCGCGACTCCGCGACCGAGCTGAAGCAGGCCAAGGCGGAGAAGAAGTGGGAGTTCATGGTCCGCGCCCGCATCCCTGCCGGCCGCCTGACCTCCCGGCAGTACCTGGACCTGGACGCCCTTGCCGATCGCCGCGCCAACCATACGATCCGGATCACGACCCGGCAGGCGATCCAGTTCCACGGCGTCGTCAAGTCCGACCTCAAGGGCACGATCGCCGACATCAACGCCACCATGATCACCACGCTGGGCGCGTGCGGCGACGTGGTCCGCAACGTCACGGCCATGCCCGCTCCCGTGCGCAGCCCGGTCACCGAGCGTCTGGCGGCGGATGCCAAGCGCATATCCGACCATCTGCTGCCGCATACCCGGGCCTACCACGAGATCTGGCTGGACGGCGAGCAGTTGCTGGGCGAGCCCGAGATCGAGCCGATCTACGGCACGACATACCTGCCCCGGAAGTTCAAGATCGGCCTCGGCGTGCCGGAGGACAATTCGGTCGACGTGCTGACCAACGACCTCGGCATCGTGGCATTGTACGAGGGCGACACCCTGGTCGGGTACAATTTCGCGGTCGGCGGCGGCCTGGGCATGACCCACAACAAGCCGAAGACCTATCCGAGGCTCGCCAGCTTCGTCGCCTTCGTCGAGCCCGACGACCTGATCAAGGCTGTCGAGGCCGTGGTCATCGTCCAGCGCGACCATGGCGACCGAACCAACCGCCGCCACGCCCGCCTGAAATACACCATCGACGAGCGCGGCCTGCCCTGGTTCAAGTCGGAGATGGAGCGCGTCCTGGGCCGCGCCCTGGAAGATCCGCGCCCGATGCCGCCGTTCCAGGTCGCCGACCATCTCGGCTGGCACGAGCAGGGCGACGGGCTGTGGTACCTGGGCCTCGCGATCCCCAGCGGCCGCATCCAGGACACCGACCCGGTCAAGCTGCGCACGGCGCTGCGCGAGGTCGCGGCCCGGTTCGAGCCAGCATTGGTGCTGATGCCGACCCAGGACCTGATCCTGGCCGACATCCGGGACGAGGACCGCGCCGGCATCGAGGAGACGCTGCGCGCCCACGGCGTCCGGTTCGCCGAGGAGTTGCTGCCGGTCCACCGCTGGTCGCTGGCCTGCCCGGCGCTGCCGACCTGCGGCCTGGCGCTGACCGAGGCGGAGCGGATCCGCACCCCGATGATCGACCGCATCGCCGAGGTCATGGCCCGCTACGGCCTCGCCCAGGAACGGCTGAGCATCCGCATCACCGGCTGCCCCAACGGCTGCGCCCGGCCCTATGCCGGCGACATCGGGCTGGTCGGCCGCATGCCCGGCCATTTCTCGCTCTATGTCGGCGGTGATTTCGAGTGCACCCGGTTGAATTGGAAGCTGCTCGACCGTGTTCCCGAGGACGACGTGCCGGAGACCCTGGCCCCGCTGTTCGCCGAGTTCGCGGCCCAGCGCGACCAGGGGGAAGGCTTCGGCGACTTCCTGAACCGCCTCGGCCTGGAGCGGGCGACCGCCCTGGTCAAGCCCGACGCCGCCGCCGCCGAGGGCAATGCTGGCGACCTGGTGGAGGCCGACTAG
- a CDS encoding precorrin-2 dehydrogenase/sirohydrochlorin ferrochelatase family protein, producing MFPIVLDLDHVSVALVGTGQLAAKRLQQLDQAGARRLTVFSEAPDAPLAALAGERLIRRLPTDGDLAAFQVIYIVDLDPGAAADLAARCRALGRLVNVEDVKHLCDFHTPSQVRRGDLLLSISTGGKSPGLAQRLRRYLEDLFQPDWEDHLDELARARAHWRAEGADMRTVARRTEEMIEKRGWLR from the coding sequence GTGTTTCCCATCGTCCTGGACCTGGATCACGTCTCGGTCGCTCTGGTCGGCACCGGGCAACTGGCGGCCAAGCGGCTGCAGCAGCTGGACCAGGCCGGGGCGAGGCGGCTGACCGTCTTCTCCGAAGCGCCCGACGCGCCCCTGGCGGCGCTGGCCGGCGAGCGGCTGATTCGCCGCCTGCCGACCGACGGCGACCTGGCCGCCTTCCAGGTGATCTACATCGTCGACCTCGATCCCGGCGCCGCGGCCGACCTGGCCGCGCGCTGCCGGGCGCTCGGCCGCCTGGTCAATGTGGAGGACGTCAAGCACCTGTGCGACTTCCACACGCCGTCCCAGGTCCGCCGCGGCGACCTGCTGCTCTCCATCTCGACCGGCGGCAAGAGCCCCGGCCTGGCGCAGCGCCTCCGCCGCTACCTGGAAGACCTGTTCCAGCCGGACTGGGAAGACCATCTGGACGAGCTGGCCCGCGCCCGAGCCCACTGGCGGGCGGAGGGCGCCGACATGCGGACGGTGGCCCGGCGCACCGAGGAAATGATCGAGAAGCGGGGCTGGCTGCGCTGA
- a CDS encoding helix-turn-helix domain-containing protein, which yields MKDLRKAGGAWLKQCRLHRGLTQLQVAEAVGLENYTMISMIESGRGRIPPESYRAWAAVMGLTPQEFVREIMKHYDPVTYEILFHPD from the coding sequence ATGAAGGACCTGCGGAAGGCGGGCGGCGCCTGGCTGAAGCAGTGCCGGCTGCACCGGGGCCTGACGCAGCTGCAGGTCGCCGAGGCCGTGGGGCTGGAGAACTACACCATGATTTCGATGATCGAGTCGGGCCGGGGCAGGATACCCCCTGAATCCTACCGGGCCTGGGCCGCGGTCATGGGCTTGACGCCGCAGGAATTCGTCCGGGAGATCATGAAGCATTACGATCCCGTGACGTACGAGATCCTGTTCCATCCCGACTGA
- a CDS encoding DUF4214 domain-containing protein: MATLDETKTSINTCYETILQRIHSDIEVNSWTTPVNSGALTLDRVRESFNNSLEAQNVNSVIRLYQAAFGRVPDVNSGLSMERIADGFVNSREFMDRYGSKDVTQAFVTSAYFQVLGRVPDAGGLAHWTTSGLNAAKRSEDCSGNLFEYGPQPQSQPVGQTFTLTDGAFPRADLQGGYADTAFDIRAAKLTPAWMIPASPASMSTAGVGEWR, from the coding sequence GTGGCAACACTCGACGAAACCAAGACCAGCATCAACACGTGCTACGAGACTATTCTCCAGCGCATCCACTCCGACATCGAAGTCAACAGCTGGACTACGCCGGTTAACTCGGGAGCTCTGACGCTCGATCGGGTCCGTGAGAGCTTTAACAACTCGCTAGAGGCTCAGAACGTCAACAGCGTGATCCGTCTGTATCAGGCGGCCTTCGGTCGCGTTCCGGACGTCAACTCCGGCCTGTCGATGGAGCGGATCGCCGACGGTTTCGTCAACTCTCGGGAGTTCATGGACCGCTACGGCAGCAAGGATGTCACCCAGGCGTTCGTAACCTCGGCGTACTTCCAGGTTCTGGGGCGCGTCCCGGATGCGGGTGGCCTGGCGCACTGGACGACCTCCGGCCTGAACGCCGCCAAGCGCAGCGAGGACTGCAGCGGCAACCTGTTCGAGTACGGCCCGCAGCCCCAGTCGCAGCCCGTCGGCCAGACCTTCACACTCACTGACGGTGCGTTCCCTCGTGCGGATCTCCAAGGCGGCTATGCCGACACCGCCTTCGACATCCGCGCGGCGAAACTGACCCCCGCCTGGATGATCCCTGCCTCCCCCGCATCGATGTCGACCGCGGGTGTGGGGGAGTGGAGATGA